The sequence below is a genomic window from Nitrosomonas sp..
GGCCGGATTTTACGTGCTCTATGTAAAACTGGCGAGTGAATATCAACCCTACGCGTCTTTAGCCGAGGCGATTCAAGGGAGAAGTGTTGGCGTCGATGGCGCCAGTAACAGCATATTGATACTGGAAACCGCTCGACTGTTGGGTTTTGTTGAAGGCTTAAAAGCCTATGTGCTAGGCAATTTACATTCCCTCAATGACATTATTTTTCTGATTTTTGTTTTTTTCGGTGGAACCATTCTTTTTTATAATATTGCACTTGCCATTTCCAGCTTTATGGTGCCATTATCCGAATACCGTCGCGTACTCACGCCACTGCAAGATATTGATGTACCGGCGTATATTCCGCCGCGTTCACTGGCAATTGCATCTGGATTGATCACCTTTTTCATGCTGTTTATCTATGTACCGGCAACAGTTTATGTGGATGCCTGGCTGCGTTCAACCCCACGCGTTGTAGAACACCTGCAAGAAACCCAGGTTGCTGTAGTCGAAAAAATCGAATCGCTGGAGAAGATCGGCGATGGCTACTATAAACCGGGCACCATTGAACAAACCCGGCAGGCCTATCTCGAAATTGTGCACGAACTCGATAAATCGGTTCATGATCTCAGAAAAACCACGGATCAAAGCTTTCTGTTAATGGCGCAAAATGTGGATGATTACCTTGACTGGTATTACAGCCTGCCCGGCGAATACGAACGCATTGTTGCACTGGCAACCGGAAAACTGGAAAACTGGATGATTGAAAAACTTGAGGCCTATCTGATGCAGGGCAATGCATTTGGCCCGGTACAGCAATCCATCGAAGACGCCATGCGTAAAAACGACCAACTGCGCAGTGAATATCTTGAAAAAATCAATCAGATACTGGCCGAGAATCAGATTGAACCCACAACACAACAACCCGAGATCGTACAATATTCGCCCCTGGACGCCATCAAAGAACCCCCGAGCAATAGCGTAATCGTCAATCTGGAAAATCGCCTGCTGATTTCGGGTGGCATAGGCGCAGCTGGTGCAATCACCGGCGCCATTGCCGGTAAAGTGACCGGCAAAGTGATCGCCAAAGGCGCAATCAGCTTAGGCGCCAAGGCGATGATCAAAGTCGCTGCCGGAAAAGCAGCCAGCGTGCTTGGCGGTGCCGCCGCGGGCGCAGCCAGCGGTGCAGCACTCGGCTCTGTTGTTCCAGGCATTGGCACCGCAATCGGCGCAGCCCTTGGGGGTATTATTGGCGGCATCTCCATAGGTCTTGGTGTCGAACACCTGCTACTGAAACTCGAGGAACACTACTCCCGCGATGAATTCAAACAGCAGATTCTCGAAGCAATTGATGAAGCGCGGCTGGAGTTTGAGGAATCGCTGGAGTTGAATTAGAGCCACGTGAATGAATAGAATGGCTCATTCAAAAAATTGTTTGGTGTTCAATGACAAAAAATGACACATACCTTGAAATGCTGATGCAACAAGCACTGGAAGGAGACAAACGTGCGTACGCCGAGTTGCTTCGGGAAACTGCACATTTTTTAAAGCCTTTTTTGAAGCAGAAACTGAGTGCTGAAAATGAAGTGGACGATCTTTTACAGGATATTCTTTTGTCCATCCACAAAGTGCGCCATACTTACGATGGCTTGCGACCCTATAAGCCCTGGGCATATGCGATAGCCAGATATCGTTTGCTGGACTACCTGCGCAACCATTATGCCGATAACCTGCGTTCAGCCCTAGACATGTCAGAATTGGAAAATTCTTTGCAAAATAATGTAACAGAATACCGTATTAGTTACGAATCTATCAGTGGAGAAATCCACAAGTTACCTGAAAAGCAGGCGCTGATAATGCAAATGATGCACCAGGAAGGCTATACAGCCAGGGAAGTTGCCGAGAAAATTGGCATGACAGAAGCTGCGGTAAAAGTTGCTGCGCATCGCGCTTACAAAACATTAAGGCATCAATTGGAGTAATAGATGGATAATATAGAACAATTGATTAAGACGTTAACTGACGATGCAACGAAAGTACAACCTGCACCGCATCCATTTCTGCTGACCCTCAAATGGACCGTAGCTACAATTGTCTATCTATCCGTATTACTGGGAATTTTTGGCCCGAGGTCCGATTTTATGCAGGCAATCGAAAACCAATGGTTTGTTGCTGAAGTTCTGGCTTTATTCAGCATTTTTGTAGCAACATTAGTGACCACTTCGCTACTCGCATTTCCGGATATACACCAAAAACGCGCTATCGCATTTGCACCGATTCTCATGATCGGTATGTTTCTGGTCGTGATATTTTTCGCCTGGAATGCAGATCATCCACCTGCATCCTTGCCTGACCACACCTATGAATGCACGCTGTGCATTATCCTGGTTTCACTGTTGCCGACTGTTTGGACATTTTATTCATTGCGCAAACTGGCAAGCATACACTACCGTCTCGCTGGCGGGCTTGCACTGCTTTCCGCAACCAGCATTGGCGCTTTATGGTTACGATTATATGAAGTCAATGATTCCATTAGTCATGTTGTCGAATGGCATTATCTGCCCATGTTTGTCATCGGACTCGTCGGTTTATGGCTGGGAGAAATTATTCTGAAATGGTAGCACCGCTTGTTACATACATTTTGTATGCAGCACCTCCTTCTCCGACAAACCGGGTCATCATAACTTACATATCTAGCTTCTTGAAATAAATAAACCAGCCAAAACAGATTACCAGACAGCATTTTTTGAAATATTTCCCATGTTTTGTAACCTTTTTGCTAACGCATACGAATCAATGTAAGCAAAGTGCCAAATTGACAATCATCTACCCATGCGGCATGTGCTTGTCAAACAACGCTTGGCGTTAAGTTCGGGACAATCAACTCGATTTTCTATTATTATTCAAAAGGATTTCTCAAAATGGTTATAAAAAAATTTCTGTACACTATGAGTGCCACCTTTATTTTTGCTATTGCTAATAGCTGGGCAAGCGAGAACGACGACAAAATTACATATCAAATAACCATCACGAATCTCTCGCCCGGTCAACCCATAGCACCACCCATGACAGCCACCCACCGCGCGGGCATATCATTTTTTAACGCGGGTGATACGCCTACTCCGGAACTGGCAACGCTTGCAGAAGCCGGTGACGGCAACCCTTTGGCAGCCAAATTGATAAGTACACCGGGTTATCGTGATGCACAAGTCGGTGCTAGCGGAATCGGCCCGGGCGAAACCAGAACAATGATGATTAATGCACATTCCAGGAAGGATCATCTAAGTCTTGGAGCCATGCTGGTCAACACTAACGATGCATTCATTGCACTTAGAGACGTTACACTGCCCAAAGGTAACCACTCCATCACCTATTTTGCTGACGCTTACGACGCCGGTAGTGAAACCAACGATGAATCATGCAGCACCATACCCGGACCGGCCTGCGGTGGCACAGGTCTTTCACCGGAAGACGAAGGCGAGGGTTTTGTCCATATACACAACGGAATTCATGGAATAGGAGGACTTGACGCCTCGCTTTATGACTGGCGCAACCCCGTGGCCCTGGTGGTTATCAAGCGTATCAACTAATTGTATTAACGATACCGGTGAATAGGCATAAACTTTACAGATTCACCACCTTTTTCCTTAGACCCTGTTCAAGATCTTTATAAATGAATGCAGTACAAGACAAAAACAAGCAAGAAAACACAGTTTATACGTAATAAAGGAGCATTTAAGGCCTTTTTCAACTCAATTGTAGGTTGCTTCGTGAGAACTTGAACAGGTTTTTAATATTAAACATACTGGATAACTGCATTTCATCAGCTAGCAAATTTCCCCAGTTTCTGCATTATTCATTCATTCCGATCGCCCAGAGAATTCCGACGGAATTTGTACCACAATCTACAGCAATCAATACTTTGGTTTTAGTCAGGTTAAGGAAAATCATGGTCAAAAGAAAATCGAAAAACCTCTAGAATGCTCATCCTACTTGCCTTGATTCCAGGCCCAGGACGTGCATCTACTATAAAACAGAAAATAGGTTCTTCCACATAATGTACTGACAGGCCTTAAACCGAGATGATATGCACCGGCACCCTTGTATGTTACTAATGCTATTCCGAAACAACGCCCTAAGTATCATTCCCATGGCTTTGCACTTTAATCTCCAATGCAAAATCATTCTGATCAATGGTATAAGCGCGCGAAACACACACTACTCCAATCAAAAATTACAGATTTATTGCTTCAGAGTATGGACGAGATTCTGGTGGAAGTTGATTCAGACAACTTAGATGAAAAAGCCCAAGTGCGACATTAGCAAGAACTTAATTCCTAAACTTTAGAAATAATTAGCGCCGTTAATCCAGTTGTCAATCCACTCCACCCTTACCTGCAAAGCGCTCCAGATACTTTTTTATTATGACCTTGCTCGTAACATTATGCGCTTTATTGAGCACGACATAATTGATCATGCCATGCAACGCAATGGCAATCAGCAGGCCTTCAAAAATACCGAGCCTATACACCAGCAACGCGCAGATGGTCGCCAGCATCAGTTCATATCGCCCATGATGCGCCACATGAAACAGGCCGGCAATCATTTTCCATCCGGTAAATATCATCACCGCAGCCAGAGAGAATTTCGGCATAAATTCCAGAAAATCCGTATTCAGTACAAAAAACAGGATAACGCAACCAATAATGAGAACAGAGAATTTCGTATATGCCCCCGCCAGTTTGTTGGTGGTGCTTTTGGCAATGCCATCGAGATTTGTCATACCGTTAAAAAAACTCGCGCCCATATTGGCAATCCAGATCGCAAGCAGACTGTTATTCGTGTTGCACTTGCGTTTCAATGGGTCAATTTTCTCAATCGCCGCGTTACTCATCACCTGTTCAATCACATCGATGACTGCAAGCGTGGCGGCAAAACCGATCACATACACCCAGGTTATCGCGCTATCAAATTTAGGCAACGGCAAAGACAGCGTCAACGGAATATCATCGACGTGCAGCATTGGCATAGCAACAAAATAGGAGACAATGATGCTGGCCGTAATCAGTACGAAATAGGGAATCGCGGGCTGTGTATTCTGAAATTTGGAAAACAGATAAAGAAAAACGCCAAAACCAGTCAACGATATCAAGACCATTTGAATCCGCGTCGAATTCCAGAAAATTTCTGTTTCCATCGCTTCAGGAATTTCATAGGTCATCGCAAAAAAATTAATGGCGATTTTAAGCCCCACACCCGCCAACAAACCTTCCACCAGATAGCTTGGCACCGCAATCAAAATATATTTTTGCAGGTTAAATTTCCAGATGACCGCCTGCATCGAAGCCGTCAGAAAAATGACAAACGCCATATTTTCCATGCCAAAACTGGCTACACCCAGTGCAAGCACCGGTGCGAGACCTGCAGCAACACCAGGTGCACCGATATAATTACCGGGTCGTATCCATGCATTGATCCAGCCGACAAAACAGGCAAAAACGACCGTAGCCAGTGCAACCTTAATCGGGTAATCCGACATTATGGCAATGCCGACGGAAAGCGGAATTGCCATTGCACCGGTAATTATTCCAGCCTGAACATCACGGGCGACATGCTTTACCTGGAATGCGGCAGACCCCGTGATATCTGAAGAAACATGTTCAGTATGTTTTTGGCCTTTTTTCTCGGGTGACGACTGAGTTTTGGGGTCGTGCGCGTTCATATCTCTGGAATCTCCCATCTATGAAAAAACAAACTTTTTTCAACAGACAATCGGCGTTCACCATAAAACGAGCACTAAAAATCTGAAATTTGCATTTTTCATATGCAATACTGCATTTAAAGCCGTTTTTTATAGCGGAATGTCAATACATAACACCACCACGCTTCAGCTTTGTTCAGTGTATGATTACTGTTTATTCCATGTCGCATTAAGGTGTATTGACGTAACTCAAATATTTTTAGATTATTTTGTGTATGCTCCGCCTTTTCGTTCTATTTTGCCTTGTGCCGCATTGTGCGGTTCGAAATACTGAACAGGTTCTTAATGGAATGATTTAAGAGTATAAATGACTGTCAGTAAAATTCGGCTCTGGTAATAAAATGTCATAACACTTATTATGTTAATCTCTATATTGCAAGACCAAAGGATTAAAACACCCAATCGGGAGGGCTAAAAACAGATGGCAACTATTTCCGTAGAACGTGCATGTGCAATGCTTTCAACTATCAAGGAATTTCAAGCACTATCTCCCTCCGATCTGACAGAAATTGCCAATGACTGCCACTGGGACCGATACCATGAAGGTAAAGAAATCATACATTTTCATGATAAGTCAAAC
It includes:
- a CDS encoding sigma-70 family RNA polymerase sigma factor — its product is MTKNDTYLEMLMQQALEGDKRAYAELLRETAHFLKPFLKQKLSAENEVDDLLQDILLSIHKVRHTYDGLRPYKPWAYAIARYRLLDYLRNHYADNLRSALDMSELENSLQNNVTEYRISYESISGEIHKLPEKQALIMQMMHQEGYTAREVAEKIGMTEAAVKVAAHRAYKTLRHQLE
- a CDS encoding DUF1109 domain-containing protein, with the protein product MDNIEQLIKTLTDDATKVQPAPHPFLLTLKWTVATIVYLSVLLGIFGPRSDFMQAIENQWFVAEVLALFSIFVATLVTTSLLAFPDIHQKRAIAFAPILMIGMFLVVIFFAWNADHPPASLPDHTYECTLCIILVSLLPTVWTFYSLRKLASIHYRLAGGLALLSATSIGALWLRLYEVNDSISHVVEWHYLPMFVIGLVGLWLGEIILKW
- a CDS encoding spondin domain-containing protein codes for the protein MVIKKFLYTMSATFIFAIANSWASENDDKITYQITITNLSPGQPIAPPMTATHRAGISFFNAGDTPTPELATLAEAGDGNPLAAKLISTPGYRDAQVGASGIGPGETRTMMINAHSRKDHLSLGAMLVNTNDAFIALRDVTLPKGNHSITYFADAYDAGSETNDESCSTIPGPACGGTGLSPEDEGEGFVHIHNGIHGIGGLDASLYDWRNPVALVVIKRIN
- a CDS encoding SulP family inorganic anion transporter encodes the protein MNAHDPKTQSSPEKKGQKHTEHVSSDITGSAAFQVKHVARDVQAGIITGAMAIPLSVGIAIMSDYPIKVALATVVFACFVGWINAWIRPGNYIGAPGVAAGLAPVLALGVASFGMENMAFVIFLTASMQAVIWKFNLQKYILIAVPSYLVEGLLAGVGLKIAINFFAMTYEIPEAMETEIFWNSTRIQMVLISLTGFGVFLYLFSKFQNTQPAIPYFVLITASIIVSYFVAMPMLHVDDIPLTLSLPLPKFDSAITWVYVIGFAATLAVIDVIEQVMSNAAIEKIDPLKRKCNTNNSLLAIWIANMGASFFNGMTNLDGIAKSTTNKLAGAYTKFSVLIIGCVILFFVLNTDFLEFMPKFSLAAVMIFTGWKMIAGLFHVAHHGRYELMLATICALLVYRLGIFEGLLIAIALHGMINYVVLNKAHNVTSKVIIKKYLERFAGKGGVD